One Hordeum vulgare subsp. vulgare chromosome 4H, MorexV3_pseudomolecules_assembly, whole genome shotgun sequence DNA window includes the following coding sequences:
- the LOC123447343 gene encoding beta-glucosidase 8-like, with the protein MAPPRLLLLLAAAALLGCARAATGTGGLSRAAFPKGFVFGTATSAFQVEGMATGGGRGPSIWDPFVHTPGNIAENANADVATDEYHRYKEDVDLLKSLNFDAYRFSISWSRIFPDGEGKVNKEGVTYYNNLIDYVIKQGLTPYVNLNHYDIPLALQKKYDGFLSPKIVNIFADYAEFCFKTYGDRIKNWFTFNEPRIVAALGFDTGTNPPNRCTKCAAGGNSATEPYTVVHNILLCHATAVARYRNKYQASQKGKVGIVLDFNWYDAATDSPADKAAAQRARDFHVGWFLDPLLNGQYPKTMQDIVKERLPSFTPEQSKLVKGSVDYIGINQYTATYMADQPTLQQPPTSYSSDWHVQYIFQRNGVPIGQKANSNWLYIVPTGMYGCVNYIREKYNNPTIIISENGMDQPANLTREEFLHDASRVEFYKTYLAELKKAIDDGANVVGYFAWSLLDNFEWLSGYTSKFGIVYVDFTTLKRYPKDSAYWFKNMLQASGPGSKDGTVTSGSTQAGSGSSSGNLAAGSATSSSPRVLLSLLVCLYLALPSIFVLSF; encoded by the exons ATGGCGCCGCCgcgtctgctgctgctgctggccgCCGCCGCGCTGCTCGGATGCGCGCGCGCCGCGACGGGCACGGGCGGGCTGAGCCGGGCGGCGTTCCCCAAGGGCTTCGTCTTCGGGACGGCCACTTCGGCGTTCCAGGTCGAGGGCATGGCCACCGGCGGCGGCCGCGGGCCCTCCATCTGGGACCCCTTCGTCCACACCCCCG GGAACATTGCGGAGAACGCCAACGCAGATGTCGCCACGGACGAGTACCATCGCTACAAG GAAGATGTTGATCTCCTGAAAAGCCTGAATTTCGACGCGTATCGGTTTTCAATCTCATGGTCCAGGATCTTCCCAG ATGGGGAGGGGAAAGTCAACAAAGAAGGTGTGACGTATTACAACAATCTGATAGACTATGTCATTAAGCAAG GGCTCACTCCTTATGTCAATCTCAACCACTATGATATCCCTCTTGCACTTCAGAAGAAGTATGATGGCTTCTTAAGCCCAAAGATCGT GAACATATTTGCAGACTATGCTGAATTTTGTTTCAAGACTTATGGCGATCGAATTAAGAACTGGTTCACATTCAATGAGCCAAGGATAGTAGCAGCACTTGGCTTTGATACTGGAACGAACCCCCCTAACAGGTGCACCAAATGCGCTGCCGGTGGGAACTCAGCAACAGAGCCTTACACTGTTGTCCATAACATTCTCTTATGTCATGCTACTGCAGTTGCGAGATACCGCAATAAGTACCAG GCAAGTCAGAAAGGCAAAGTTGGGATAGTTTTGGACTTCAACTGGTATGATGCTGCTACCGACTCACCTGCCGACAaagcagcagcccaaagggccagGGACTTCCATGTTGGTTG GTTTCTTGATCCACTACTAAATGGTCAATACCCGAAGACCATGCAAGATATAGTAAAAGAGAGGTTACCTAGTTTCACACCTGAACAATCTAAGTTGGTCAAGGGCTCTGTAGATTACATTGGGATAAATCAGTATACAGCGACCTACATGGCAGACCAACCAACGCTCCAGCAACCACCAACAAGCTACTCATCTGACTGGCATGTTCAATATATAT TTCAGCGAAATGGCGTACCGATTGGACAGAAG GCGAACTCCAATTGGCTTTACATCGTCCCAACAGGCATGTATGGATGTGTGAACTACATAAGGGAGAAGTACAACAACCCGACGATCATTATATCCGAAAACG GAATGGATCAACCCGCGAACCTGACCCGCGAGGAGTTCCTGCACGACGCCTCGAGGGTCGAGTTCTACAAGACCTACCTCGCCGAGCTGAAGAAGGCGATCGACGACGGCGCGAACGTGGTCGGCTACTTCGCCTGGTCCCTCCTCGACAACTTCGAGTGGCTGTCGGGCTACACCTCCAAGTTCGGCATCGTGTACGTCGACTTCACCACCCTCAAGCGGTACCCAAAGGACTCGGCCTACTGGTTCAAGAACATGCTGCAGGCGTCGGGGCCCGGCTCGAAAGATGGCACGGTCACTTCTGGCAGCACCCAAGCTGGCTCTGGCAGCTCGAGCGGCAACCTGGCGGCTGGTTCGGCCACCTCGAGCAGCCCCAGGGTTCTGCTCTCCCTGCTGGTCTGCTTGTATCTGGCTCTTCCGTCCATCTTCGTGCTCTCCTTCTAG
- the LOC123447346 gene encoding receptor-like protein 2, with protein sequence MHSKALVALQLFLLLLCLASPANSCTEHEEQSLLQFLTRLSQDGGLVVSWRNGTDCCGWEGITCNREGGVAEVSLASRGLEGHISPHLAGLTGLLRVNLSHNSFSGGLPPELMYSRSIIVLDVSFSRLSGVLHEPPSSVTATRPLQVLNISSNQFGAEFPSHTWKVMQNLVVLNASNNSFTGHIPPSICLSPSLAMLDLCYNQLSGGVPAALGDCSMLRLFKVGHNKLSGTLPVELFHATSLEHLSFASNGLQGELDGTSIVKLSNLVTLDLRENRFSGKIPRSIGQLKRLEELYLGNNNMSGEVPSTLSNCTRLMVIDLKINNFSGDLGRVNFSTLQNLTHLDVLRNNFSGIVPENIYSCSNLVALRVSLNHFHGEISPRIGNLQYLSFLSLARNPFTNITKAFHVFNSFRNITILIIAENFVNEMMPQDETLDGLRNLEYIHMADSALTGHLPVWLSKLRNLKVLKLSNNRLSGPMPGWINSLHSLFYLDVSNNSFTGQIPITLMDIPMLKDNTAAYLDPGHVELPLFWRNISRQYHFLTAFPTILNLSINNFTGVIPPEIGQLKVLSELDFSSNKLYGVVPLSVCNLTKLEVLDLSNNHLSGVIPAALEILHFLSAFNISNNDLEGPVPTGGQLSTFPDSSFDGNPKLCGIMLVHRCSSTGADVVYAISAKQPSIKVIFFIGFGLFFGVGVLYDQLVLYRYFG encoded by the coding sequence ATGCATTCTAAAGCCCTGGTCGCGCTGCAGCTGTTTCTGCTGCTGCTCTGCTTGGCCTCTCCTGCCAACTCATGCACCGAGCACGAGGAGCAGTCCCTCCTCCAGTTCCTCACCAGGCTATCTCAAGATGGCGGCCTCGTCGTGTCGTGGAGAAACGGCACAGACTGCTGCGGGTGGGAAGGCATAACCTGCAACAGGGAGGGGGGCGTCGCTGAGGTCTCCCTGGCATCCAGAGGACTTGAAGGGCACATCTCGCCGCACCTTGCTGGTCTCACCGGCCTGCTGCGTGTCAACCTTTCACACAACTCATTCTCTGGTGGCCTTCCACCGGAGCTCATGTATTCCAGAAGCATCATCGTCCTCGACGTCAGCTTCAGCAGGCTTAGTGGGGTGCTGCACGAGCCGCCATCTTCCGTTACCGCCACCCGGCCTCTACAGGTACTGAACATCTCAAGCAACCAATTCGGTGCAGAATTTCCATCACACACATGGAAGGTGATGCAGAATTTGGTGGTGCTCAACGCCAGCAACAACAGCTTCACCGGGCACATACCGCCTTCTATTTGCCTCTCACCATCACTGGCCATGCTTGACCTTTGTTACAACCAATTGAGTGGTGGTGTTCCTGCTGCACTTGGTGATTGCTCCATGCTCAGACTGTTCAAGGTCGGGCACAATAAGCTAAGTGGCACTCTCCCTGTTGAGCTCTTCCATGCCACTTCCCTGGAGCACCTCTCCTTCGCCAGCAATGGATTACAAGGAGAACTTGATGGAACAAGCATAGTAAAACTCAGTAATCTGGTTACTCTCGACCTCAGAGAGAACAGATTCAGTGGAAAGATCCCACGCTCCATAGGTCAGTTGAAGAGGCTAGAGGAACTCTATTTGGGTAACAATAACATGTCTGGGGAGGTGCCATCAACTCTGAGTAACTGCACACGTCTCATGGTCATTGATCTGAAGATCAACAACTTCAGTGGAGATCTAGGCAGGGTGAACTTCTCCACCCTGCAGAACCTAACACATTTAGATGTTTTGAGAAATAACTTCAGTGGCATAGTTCCAGAAAACATATACTCATGCAGCAATTTGGTTGCACTGCGGGTGTCGTTGAATCATTTCCATGGTGAGATCTCACCAAGAATAGGGAATCTGCAGTACCTATCCTTCCTATCGCTTGCTAGAAACCCTTTTACAAATATTACAAAAGCTTTTCATGTCTTTAATAGCTTCAGGAACATCACCATTCTGATTATTGCCGAGAACTTTGTGAATGAGATGATGCCACAAGATGAGACCCTAGATGGTTTACGGAATCTTGAATATATCCACATGGCCGACAGCGCATTAACTGGACACTTGCCAGTTTGGTTATCAAAGCTCAGAAACTTGAAGGTACTGAAGTTATCCAACAATCGACTCAGCGGACCAATGCCAGGCTGGATCAACTCCTTGCATAGCCTCTTCTATCTGGACGTATCAAACAACAGTTTTACTGGGCAGATCCCAATCACCTTGATGGACATCCCAATGCTCAAAGATAATACAGCAGCTTATTTGGATCCTGGCCACGTTGAACTACCTCTTTTTTGGAGGAATATATCGCGCCAATACCATTTTCTTACAGCTTTCCCTACAATCTTGAATCTGAGTATCAACAATTTCACAGGTGTGATTCCACCAGAGATTGGTCAACTGAAAGTGCTTTCTGAACTCGATTTCAGCTCAAACAAATTATATGGAGTGGTTCCGCTGTCGGTCTGCAATCTCACGAAGCTTGAGGTGCTAGACTTGTCTAATAACCATCTGAGTGGTGTAATCCCCGCAGCACTGGAGATACTTCACTTCCTTTCTGCATTCAACATTTCGAACAATGACCTAGAAGGGCCTGTGCCGACAGGAGGCCAGTTGAGCACTTTTCCAGATTCCAGTTTTGATGGGAACCCAAAGCTGTGTGGCATTATGCTTGTTCACCGTTGTAGTTCAACCGGAGCAGATGTTGTCTACGCTATCTCTGCAAAACAGCCCAGCATCAAGGTCATATTTTTTATTGGCTTTGGTCTGTTCTTTGGAGTAGGTGTGCTATATGACCAGCTAGTGTTATATAGGTATTTCGGCTAG
- the LOC123447347 gene encoding zinc finger protein 593 homolog codes for MGGKCPHRKVKKRRLNCKTVRRGKFLVKADDAVYDELVKLADQGKDCEGKPLPVDEDLPGMGQFYCLHCDRYFADEAVKEDHYRSKRHKKRVKQLSGPAPHTQIDADLAGGMGMPDNGLKLMSS; via the exons atgggAGGCAAGTGCCCGCACCGCAAGGTCAAGAAGCGCCGTCTCAACTGCAAGACGGTGCGCCGCGGCAAGTTCCTCGTCAAAGCCGACGACGCCGTCTACGACGAGCTCGTCAAGCTGGCCGACCAGGGCAAGGACTGCGAGGGAAAGCCGCTGCCCGTCGACGAGGACCTCCCTGGCATGGGCCAGTTCTACTGCCTCCACTGCGA TCGGTACTTTGCGGACGAGGCCGTGAAGGAGGATCACTACCGCTCAAAGCGCCACAAGAAGAG GGTCAAGCAGTTGTCTGGACCAGCCCCACACACACAAATAGATGCCGATCTTGCCGGTGGAATGGGAATGCCGGACAATGGCTTGAAGCTCATGTCGTCGTGA